TCGTCGACGAGCTGGAAGAGGTCACGGTCGCCGGTGACGACGTCGACAGGCATCCCGGCGTTCGTCGCGAGCGTGCCGATCACGTCGTCGGCCTCGTAGCCGTCGACGCCGATGACACAGATGCCGGCGGCCGCGAGCACCTCGCGGATGATCGGCACCTGCACCTGCAGGGGGTCGGGCACCTCTTCCACGTCAGGAGCCGTCTCGACCTCCTCCACCACCCGGTGGGTCTTGTAGGTGGGGATCAGGTCGACGCGCCACTGCGGCCGCCAGTCGTTGTCCCAGCAGCACACGAGGTCGGTGGGGGAGTAGTCGTTCACCAGCCGGCTGATGAACTCCAGCAGGCCCCGCACGGCGTTGACCGGAGTGCCGTCGTCCGCCTTGATGTCGGGCACGCCGAAGAAGGCGCGGAAGTAGAGCGAAGCGGTGTCGAGCAGGAGCATGCGAGGTTCGGCCACGATGTGCACAGTATCTGCTGCGGGATCTGCCGGACGACCGACTCGACGACCGGCACGACGACCGGCACGGCCACGAGGCCGGCGTATCCCGGAGATCTTCCTGCGTCGACCGCGTTTTCGGACGACGGGGCGAAGATCTTGCTGTTATGGGTACGCTGTCGCGGTGACTGCACCTGAGATCGAGGCGACCGACCGTAAGATCCTTCAGCTTCTGGCGGAGGACGGCCGGATGTCCTACACCGACCTCGGCAAGGCGACCGGCCTGTCGACCTCGGCGGTTCACCAGCGCGTCAAGCGGCTCGAGCAGCGTGAGCTGATCACCGGTTACGGAGCGACCGTCAACTACGCCTCGATCGGCGTACCGCTGACCGCGTTCGTCGCCCTGCAGCCGATGGACCCCTCCCAGCCCGACGACACCCCTGAGCGTGTCGCCAACCTCCACGAGGTCGAGGCCTGCTGGTCGATCGCAGGGGCCGACTCCTACATGCTCAAGGTGCGGGTGGCCACCCCCGAGGCGCTCGAGGAGCTGCTGGGACGGATCCGTTCGTCCGGCAACGTCTCCACGCGCACCACGATCGCGATGTACACCTACTACGAGAACCGGCCCACGCTGCGCCACTCCTGACGGCTCAGGAGTGGTCGCGCCACCACTGCTGACCTGACTCGGGCAGCGTGTGGATCGGGTCGTAGTACTCGTATGTCCGGGTGAGGGCGTCAGGGTCGCTGGCCTCGATCGAGGTGCGGTAGTTCTTCGTCCAGTACGAGATGCCGCGCTCGGTGTCGTAGTCGGCGATCTGGTGCACCCAGCGCTTGCCGACGAACGGCACGTCGCACACGATGCGCGGCGTCGCGAACCCGGGCAGGTAGCCCATCAGGTCGTGCTGCATCCGCTGCGCGTCGGCGACCGAGACCCGCCAGTGCTCGCTGAACGGGATCATGTCGCACATGTAGAAGTAGTAGGGCATGATCTGGGCGCCGTCGAGCAGACGGAAGCACAGGTCGAGCAGGCTGTGGCTGTCGGCGTTGACCCCGGCCAGCAGCACTCCCTGGTTGCGTACGTCGCGAACCCCTGCGTCGAGCAGCGCCTTGGTCGCCTCGGCGACCAGCGGCGTGACCGAGTTGGCGTGGTTGGCGTGGGTGTGGATCGCCAGTGAGACGCCGCGCTCGCGGGCGATGGTGGTGACCCGGTTCATCCCCTCGAGCAGCGGCTCCTGGAGCCAGTGCTGGGGGAGCCCGACGAGGCCCTTGGTGGCCAGCCGGATGTCACGGATGTTGTCGATCGCCATCAGCTTGGTGAGGAAGTCCTCCAGCCGCGGCCAGGGCAGGTTGGCGACGTCGCCGCCGGAGACGACGACGTCGCGCACCTGCGGGGTGTTGCGCAGGTAGTCGAGCATCGCCTCGTGGCGGTCGACCGGCTTGCCGGTGAGCTTGAGCTTGTCGATGACCGGGGTGGAGTTGCCGACCAGGTCCATCCGGGTGCAGTGCCCGCAGTACTGCGGGCAGGTAGAGAGCAGCTCGGCGAGCACCTTGGTGGGATAGCGGTGGG
The sequence above is drawn from the Nocardioides albertanoniae genome and encodes:
- a CDS encoding Lrp/AsnC family transcriptional regulator gives rise to the protein MTAPEIEATDRKILQLLAEDGRMSYTDLGKATGLSTSAVHQRVKRLEQRELITGYGATVNYASIGVPLTAFVALQPMDPSQPDDTPERVANLHEVEACWSIAGADSYMLKVRVATPEALEELLGRIRSSGNVSTRTTIAMYTYYENRPTLRHS
- a CDS encoding KamA family radical SAM protein, whose translation is MTATIEPNRRGEARGDQHSRDGQPYAYERVELVEPDWTRFPGWADVTAEQWRDPQWQRVNCVKNIRQMRALMGDLLDERFYADLERDQAERATMSMLVPPQMINTMVPSGAAPGEEFTDAFYADPLRHYMIPVLSDRRTDWPSHPQASRDSLHEHDMWVAEGLTHRYPTKVLAELLSTCPQYCGHCTRMDLVGNSTPVIDKLKLTGKPVDRHEAMLDYLRNTPQVRDVVVSGGDVANLPWPRLEDFLTKLMAIDNIRDIRLATKGLVGLPQHWLQEPLLEGMNRVTTIARERGVSLAIHTHANHANSVTPLVAEATKALLDAGVRDVRNQGVLLAGVNADSHSLLDLCFRLLDGAQIMPYYFYMCDMIPFSEHWRVSVADAQRMQHDLMGYLPGFATPRIVCDVPFVGKRWVHQIADYDTERGISYWTKNYRTSIEASDPDALTRTYEYYDPIHTLPESGQQWWRDHS